From Oreochromis niloticus isolate F11D_XX linkage group LG14, O_niloticus_UMD_NMBU, whole genome shotgun sequence, one genomic window encodes:
- the sbds gene encoding ribosome maturation protein SBDS: protein MSIFTPTNQIRLTNVAVVRMKKGGKRFEIACYKNKVMSWRSGAEKDLDEVLQTHSVFVNVSKGQVAKKDDLTKAFGTDDLTEICKQILAKGELQVSDKERQSQLETMFRDIATIVAEKCVNPETKRPYTVSLIERAMKDIHYSVKPNKSTKQQALEVIRQLKESMEIQRAHMRLRLVLPAKEAKRLKEKLKPLLQVVESEDFDEELEMVCLVDPGCFREIDELIRCETRGRGSLEVLSLKDVEEGDEKL from the exons ATGTCGATATTTACGCCAACGAATCAAATCCGGCTGACCAATGTAGCGGTGGTGAGGATGAAGAAAGGCGGGAAGCGATTTGAAATCGCCTGTTACAAGAACAAAGTTATGAGCTGGAGATCAGGAGC AGAAAAGGACCTGGACGAGGTTTTGCAGACGCACTCTGTTTTCGTCAATGTTTCCAAAGGCCAGGTGGCGAAGAAGGATGACTTGACCAAAGCTTTTGGGACTGATGACCTTACAGAAATCTGTAAACAG ATCTTGGCCAAAGGTGAGCTCCAGGTGTCAGACAAAGAGAGGCAGAGTCAGCTGGAGACCATGTTCCGGGATATAGCTACTATTGTGGCAGAGAAGTGCGTCAACCCCGAAACCAAGAGGCCATACACAGTCAGTCTGATTGAGCGGGCCATGAAGGACATCCACTACTCTGTCAAGCCCAACAAGAGCACAAAGCAGCAG GCCCTGGAGGTGATTCGGCAGCTGAAGGAGAGCATGGAGATCCAGAGAGCCCACATGAGGCTGCGGTTGGTGCTGCCAGCCAAAGAGGCCAAGAGGCTGAAGGAGAAGCTGAAACCGCTCCTGCAGGTCGTGGAGAGTGAGGATTTTGATGAGGAGCTGGAAATG GTATGTCTGGTGGATCCCGGCTGCTTCAGGGAGATCGATGAGCTGATCCGCTGTGAGACTAGAGGCCGAGGCTCTCTGGAGGTTCTCAGTCTCAAGGATGTGGAGGAGGGAGATGAGAAACTATAG
- the LOC100695891 gene encoding claudin-4: MKQKLAQKLELAALGLGAIGWLCAILTRCLALWKVSGTVDNTTATLPAYWDGVWLEWDHWDLAHDGSLHCSFYRSLMSLSGSFRTWRALILAAIGAGAFASVIATVGMVWFPQRGQIKVFSGSLFVLSGIILLVPIAWTCHHTSQPLEGAVGLRRDWGPALYLGWISFGLMLASGVFLTTRCPTAQRQEEQTSDSRYPNLEEEASHPLSRINRTTFTHSQYERRSEPI; the protein is encoded by the coding sequence ATGAAGCAGAAGCTAGCGCAGAAGCTGGAGCTGGCTGCCCTTGGCCTCGGCGCCATCGGGTGGCTATGTGCCATTCTGACACGCTGCCTAGCCTTGTGGAAAGTAAGCGGCACCGTGGACAACACCACAGCTACTCTGCCTGCCTACTGGGACGGGGTGTGGTTGGAATGGGATCATTGGGATTTGGCCCACGATGGCAGCCTGCATTGCTCCTTTTACCGGTCTCTCATGTCTCTTTCTGGAAGTTTTCGGACGTGGAGAGCCCTGATTTTGGCAGCCATTGGTGCTGGGGCTTTTGCTTCAGTGATCGcaacagtggggatggtgtggtTCCCTCAGCGAGGCCAGATCAAAGTGTTTTCTGGTAGTCTCTTTGTTTTGTCAGGGATCATACTGTTGGTTCCCATAGCTTGGACATGCCATCACACCAGTCAGCCACTAGAGGGCGCTGTGGGTCTACGAAGGGACTGGGGACCTGCTCTTTACCTTGGATGGATCTCTTTTGGCTTGATGCTTGCCAGTGGGGTGTTTCTTACCACCAGATGCCCAACTGCTCagaggcaggaggagcagactTCAGACAGCAGGTACCCAAATCTAGAGGAGGAGGCCAGTCAcccactgagcaggatcaaCAGGACTACGTTCACACACAGCCAGTACGAACGCAGATCAGAGCCTATCTGA
- the cldnj gene encoding claudin j, translated as MGLQELGISLSMTGVAGTLLICALPMWKVTAFIGTHLVVMQVFWEGLWMTCVSEYTGQMQCKLYDALLDLSPDLQAARGLICISLVLECLAFLIFLLGARCTNCLGHPQIKARVVLSSGAIFCLAALTSIVPVSWTANSIIRDFHNPRVPEVLKRELGAAIYIGFVTSGLLFCGGAILCTSSPPRRDRFPSSGYTLAKAPTRSSYAIKNYV; from the coding sequence ATGGGTCTGCAGGAGCTTGGCATCAGCCTTTCAATGACCGGTGTCGCTGGAACCCTTCTGATCTGTGCTCTGCCCATGTGGAAGGTGACAGCATTCATCGGCACTCATCTGGTGGTTATGCAGGTGTTCTGGGAGGGTTTGTGGATGACCTGTGTCAGTGAATACACAGGTCAGATGCAGTGTAAGCTCTACGATGCTCTTCTGGACCTGTCTCCAGACCTCCAAGCAGCCCGTGGCCTTATTTGCATCAGCTTGGTTTTGGAATGTCTGGCATTCCTCATCTTTCTTTTGGGGGCGCGCTGCACCAACTGCCTGGGGCACCCGCAAATCAAAGCTAGGGTGGTGCTGAGCTCTGGAGCAATCTTCTGCCTGGCAGCTCTAACCTCTATAGTTCCTGTTTCTTGGACAGCCAACTCCATCATCAGGGATTTCCACAACCCTCGAGTCCCTGAGGTGCTGAAGAGAGAGCTCGGAGCAGCCATATACATAGGTTTTGTGACATCTGGGTTGTTGTTCTGTGGGGGAGCCATTTTGTGCACAAGCTCTCCACCGCGTAGAGACAGGTTCCCCTCTAGTGGGTACACACTGGCCAAGGCACCCACACGTAGCAGTTACGCCATCAAGAACTATGTGTGA